The genomic stretch cctagcacaaactaattagctactcatactaacgatgataacgacaatgaaattaacgaaataagtagaagaattcatgcttaaaacgaatgaacaaacaattaacaataatgataaattgggttcgggagactaactaacaattctaaatCTATGAATGCGAATAAATTAATAAACTGGAATAAGAAGAATACCAAGATCGCagaagaattgtaacggaatgattgaaagcacaacgaaaatccaatgcgaaatagtttcccaaaccctaattatttgataaactaaactGATAAAGAATCTAATGAAAAACTGAATAATTGAAGTTCttagtcaggttacgttatatagcaaactaacgtaactaaatccctaaacctaatatagcttTGGGCTTTGTATTTCTCGATCTTTATGTTTAATCCGCGTATCGCTcagaacttggtcgatcgaccatgttgctcagtcgatcgaccaacctataatgaacagtagcttctgatctcgtgctctggtcgatcgaccataagcatcagtcgatcgaccaaggttgatgtacagtagtgcattctgacgaattctgcagcgcgcaccgatcttaaaacagctgccatttcttcgttccttggtcaaatcaggcgttctacacggcgttggaaagctaagaggataagctttcacctccaattggaatcactcgattatcaggtttagaactcgagatatagccatctgaagcaggctgcaatgtcgagaagcacttcttcgcttgttaaactcgtacgcacccatgcttttgctatctttaggccttgaaacgcgcaccaagctcattcctcgagtcaatacttcatgtcaaatgcaatgttaattacttagggacgaattcggctcgatttccgctcaattcttcatatttctgcaataatagacaaaaacacaaaagtagaggaaaatagggaaataatggcatatattgcacatttgagctctgaaatgcgtgtagaataaagtgtgaaacatcgtattttagacacgcatcaccaataaacatcaaaacaaagtgaaaacacacatgcaaaatcacttttgacatttaaataatattattaaatgtacataaatttatcatgggcagaatcaaaagtttcgaaattatgattaattaatttggcttttatcgacttttatctcataaaatcaataaacatgcaaaaaattcgaaccaaccttcaaccttttgcatacaaacagtagaaaacatgcatgaaataccataaaaaatccatgcaccgaatcaacttttaactatttttagtcaatttttaactaaaatgcgacattttgactcggttttctaccaaaaaatcattaaaaatagcaaaataactttaaaaatcaccaaaaaattccgCAAACTTTTTActatcagtaggtatgcatgtcccaaaaatttagGTGATCTAGGTAACattcatgctaatatgaaagcaaaaaaagaaagtataaggaaaaacaatttccttacattgaatttgtggtaaaaagggcacaaactagttcaccttactagcttgttctttagcttattccaaatggaagatcctccttgcaatcttcaaaaagaagatctccttcttgttgcacccaagaactaacccaaaataataacaagtattgactagtaacttgttaattttatacccttcataatattttaattttactaactttcttagtaaatattaatgtatgtatactaacaacttagtagtgattaataattattttagagagatgaataaaaATTGTTCACATGCAAGTAGGTAGAGTGAGTAAGTGAGGTAGTGTAAATtgtgaacaatagatggagtatataggaagggaagtggcgggtggaggtggagtgagggagtggagaaattttgtcttatgtttttatcttacatcacatgtaaacacttacataagataaattatggtagtatacaaaataaggtgaaatgattatgtgagtaatcatccactactcttattttacacggtccacttgaccatttacgggtccatgttggttcttatatttgtcgcacaaatccgtgtaatttgtattttaaacatcgtatcatgtttaaatacttccataattaattcgtccaattcactccgtaaatatacgtgtaccactacacatattatttacgtactaatattaatcaattagtacaattttagtaaattaacagttaattatctaaaacccgtctcccaaaacttattactcaattatcgcataattaaataataactgccgctcctcgagttcgcaactcgaaatctctctaaatataatcgactaacctcttcgtctacaaatcaagggactaaataaattgtatctcatacaattaattagttgtctattggggttcgttcctttaggtgtgaccgataggggtcagttgatcaccgccgtctcacgacaataacgtcaaactctagtcagccaaccgttatcgatttacgttaatcaactgatgagtatcaaataattaaatatctgatgatattccagtaatgagatttattatgttaacgcactattgtggaggacactaactccaacacccacaaccaccacggtaccgggacacgcccagacataccaacaaccacactggtaccgggacacgccaagacataccaacaaccacaaacaggtaccgggacacgcccagacgtaccgggtccagaagccaaccggatcccctgccagacgtcgtgtctcaaccacacgcgtccctccaaactcaagccattaatgtgcacacccctctcggagtgggaagctccaagaggcgactcaagcgtaagacggtctcctaaccgtcttacgtctccaaacaatcaacaacaacaacatatccTCCACACACACAAATACAACCAATACATGAATTATAACCCAACATCTCATAACCATCCTCTTAATGATGAAATTAACTATTAAACATGTTTTAATACAAATGCCTAATTTATGTGAGACTAATTACAACATAAACAacaccacattattgaaaccgagtaggattaacctaccttttagcataatccataagctagtcgaaatcaccaagtattcatctcataaaaccgcctcatcctacataaatcacataataactatcacaaatcattctatactataatacaacacaaaaccccatattattacccactaattatccatatattaacaataattactaattaatcaacccaatcaaaaaccccaaaaagttagggttcataagactagaaaaaggggtagatctcaacttacaaggtgAAAGGATGATGGAGAAGGTGAAAAATCATCTAATCCAAGGTTGAATCCCATATAAATGTGTTTATGAGGATTTTAGAGataagggagagagtttggagagataaggaggaaggtgaaaatgattttagggttaggggagaaagggataaatcccgtgttctgaaaacagcggcactcgatcaagtggagagtctactcggtcgagtgaacttcactcggtcgagtgcgacacagttctcagcaatgaccagttttGGTAAAACATTCATATCTCAGTAGTTTCTTGGTCATTTAGGACGTGTGAActaccgttggaatcgtaagagaatAAACTATTACCTCCAATTGGAATGACATCAGTAGCATgtctagatctcaagttatgatagttttaagacgacccttctataagcagacattataacaactccactaagtttagtattggttatactcggtcaactcggtcgagtgaacgccTTAGAAACTACGAGGTATTACAGTAATTCtcacctatttctggggtggcctatgtcgatccatatgatatttccgatcatatggggagcatgcTGAGTACATGTTGTCTTTGGTAGCACATGGGAGATGGGACGAACCTTGATGACATCCGAGTCGAgtatagttggctagaagagtatagtggTTATGAGTTGTACCTTTCCATTTATTTGTTTATAGTTATGTAAAtcactaaatactttatttataataaatgtttcttgattgtatcttCGATTCACCGCCTCGGAAAACCTAGATGTTaataacatctcccaattacttggtcgggtaagaagggaGTGTCACAATCAGGTTGAAGGCTTGGATTATGGTGAAACATTTGCACCAGACGTAAAAATGGTGCCTATATGTGTTTCTTTAGATGTGGATGCAATTAAGAAGTGGGAAGTGCATCAGATGGGCGTACATAATGCGGCCTCTAAATCCTATCTTAGCAATTGCTTTCATATGAATGATTTAGGACCTCTATAATATTTTTTGGGAATATAAGTGGCACGGAATGCAGAAGGCAATTTTCTTAATCAACGCAAGTATACCTTTAGTATTATTTCTGAGACGGGTTTCCTGGGCTCCATGCCAGCACCTACTCCTATCGACAAACACCATCAGCTAGGTCGTGCTCAAGGAGCGTTTCTTGAGGATATTAAGCGTTATCAGCGGTTGTTCCGGACGGGTTTCCTGGTAACAATAATTCGGTTTTCCGTAAGAGAACGAAGCACATCGAAGTGGATTGCTATTTTGTACGAGATACTATTACAGACGGGTAAATTCGCCCTTCACATGTTTCGACGATGAGCAAGTGACTGCCATATACACTAAGGCACTTGGAACGCAAcaattttgttttcttttctttttcgcaaACTGGACATTCTTGATTTACATGCGCTAGTTTGATGGGGGTATTAGGCTTACATATTATGTATGTATTTTGCTAAGATGTTCTGCAAAGCCAAGTAATGGATCTCCTTACATAGTTATATTGTATCTATATATACTCTTTTGATAAATGAATGCAAGGCTAACCATTTAGCCGAAAGAATGAGATACGATAGGTCGGTCCTATTCCAGAGGATCAATTtagttttcttaccttataaaaaaaaaggCTAAGTAATTATTCCCATCTTAACATTATACTACATGACCAAGCAAAGAGGAGGGAatcaattattagatgacaagtagatcaaattgttcatcaaagaCATGTATGAAGCAGAAAGGTAAACAATTAACTAAGATacccaaaatggaataggtaaacaaatgactgtgCGAGACAGAATAATATTTTAGATTaacaaattacaataaagaacTAAATAATGGAAAGAGTTTACATTTGAGTTTTGTTGATAATGAATTGCTCTTAACATAAAAAAATCTTAGCAAACAATTTGTGATACACATCGTTTGTTTACCTCCTTATAACTCGACCTTATCAGGAATAGAAACAGGATACCTGTGAACACAATCTTTCCAAGGACCATACCCATCTACATTTGCTTCAATATTCCTGTTACACTTCCATACTACACTGTTACATTTAAATCCACTCCCAAATGCTATTTGCCAAACATGATCTCCCTTTTTCATCCTTTCTTTGGCTTCAATGTAACTTAATTCATACCATATTGAAGATGAACTTGTGTTCCCAAATCTATGTAGTACCATCCTAGAGGCCTCTACTTGATGGGCTGATAACTTAAGCCCCTTTTGCAGCTCGTCAATGACCGCCCGTCCCCCGGCATGAATGCAAAAATGATCAAACACTTTGCCAAAGTTAGGAACATAAGGCCCTAAATATTTCCTAGCTAAGAAATGGACTACGAATCGGATCTTTTCGGATACGGGTAAAACTAATGGTCCAAGTGAGGTTATGTTAGATTTGAGTGCCTCACCTGCTATGACTAATAAATCCTTCGATAGTGAAATACCCAAATAACCCTCGGTGTCCTCTTCTTGAGTTACACTATTATAGGCCATGTTATTGGACCCTAAATGGGTCCGAACTATATGGAGGAGCTTATACTTGGCCCGGTGTCTTTCGGAGGATTTATTAGTCAATAAAACTGCGCTACAACCCATACGAAAAAGGGCAGCCGGGATCAACATGGACCGTTCTGAGCCTAAATAACAATTAGGTGTTATAATCTCGGTACTAACGACTAATGCATACGAATTAGGGCAAACTTGTAGAAGTTTACGACCCAAATCGACCGAAATTGGGCTAGCACTACACCCCATCCCAGAAAGACTAAAACTCTTAATACTACTCCTCATTTTGTACTTGTTCACTATGATAGAAGATAGTGAAGGTGAAGGGCAAAAAAGACTACAATTTGTAATAAGTATGCCAATGTCTTTCGGCTTGATCCCGGTCTTTTTAAAAAGATGGTCGATCGCATCAAAAATTAGAATATGAGCCTCGTCACGAGCCATATCAATGGTGGGTTGGGGTGGTATGTAGTGGATTACAAGGGGAAGAGATGTTTCTTCACCTACACCGGCTCGTTCTAGGATACGCAATTGAAATCGAGCTGCTTTCGGGTTGTGTTTGTACATGATCATAGTGTGTTCAATGATGGCTGCAAAGGGAGCTCTAAATTCTATTGAAGGGAGAGAGCAAGCATAGTCTAGGAGGTAGACAACTCTTTGTTTTGTGTTAGAGtataatatgaatatgaatattaataaTAAAATGAGGAATATAAATGATGTGGAAATAATATGGGAATTATTACTAAATATATTAAAGGAATCAAGTATAATGGAGGAAACTTCCATTCTATTTTGCGTATGTTGTAATTTGCTACTTTTCTGTTTTTGGTTGGGGAGTATATGAGAACACGGACTCTCTATATATAGAATGTCTAGTGATATACTCCCGATCCATGGGAAGTTTTTATACGTATACAGTAATTTTCTTGTATGACGATTTTTTCCGTATTTGTTTTGTAAAATGTAACCATTTTTTTTGGTAAATAGTGACCGCTTTGAAAAACGTTGTCATTTTCTTCAATCCTAATCAGAGAATTTGTGATACATTTACTCATTGCTTGTCAGTTGTCACTCATTGCACAAGAGAATTTGGTATAAAGGGAGCCACGAAGAtaaatatgttgttgaaattaAAAGTTATATCATATAGATCAGACGTTGCTTTTCACTGTTTTCCTTTTGCTCGGGGTGGAAAGAATACTTACTATCATTACGAATGAATATGACATTTTACTTGGATGAACATATACACCTAACTATTTATTTTGATGAATATCATTATGACAAAAATTAAAGTATGTATATACGAAATTTGTCAAGAAATCATCTCAACCAAAAACTTAAGCTCATGCTTGGAGTGCCAAGATCGATCTTTTAGTcacatggctctgataccatgtcaattaaccatctcaaccaaaaaacTTAAGCTGATGGTTAGAATCTCAAGATTGATTTTATATTCTAACAGAAATTTGATGTAACGAAAATTGTAAAATAAACATTTGGAAATCTGAATAGTGGGTATTGTCTTATGGTTTATACAAATTTTATCAACTGCATTGTAGGAGTAATATTCCGTATAGAACATTTAAGAGAAAAATCAACTACCACAATTAAAATTGACAACTCAGAAGAGGCTTTAATTCTACCCGAAATACTGTGCTACTGCTTCTCCCCAACATACATTTCGTTCGTATATGTTGTAGTAGTTGGCAATTGGCATCAAAACCACATAATAAGATACACAGAAAGCGACTTTATGACCTAAATTATTCGACATAGGTTATAATATTAAATCAATGATTAGTCCGTACCCCGTAAATGCGTGTTCACTGAAACTGTTGTGGGAGAGCAATGCAGATATGCAAGCGTCATGATGCTAGGCGAAGTGGTGGAGTACTGCACCTATTTGGTTAGAGTCCAGTATCCCGAAGCATCATTAGCTTACTATGCTCTTACCTGAGTAGCATGGAGCATGTGACATTCTATGTTGATTTGGCTAAATAACTGAATAAAATTGAAATAATATACCTTAAATGTATtcaaattatttatttacctttttctttATTTCGTAATTCTTTATTAgatgtattttagttaaaataagCTAAAGATTGAGAATTTAGGACAAGGGAGTATTTGATACGGAGTATTGTAATTTGACAAATTATACTCCGTAGGTATCTTTATGAATTAGAATTTGTGGCATGTCATAAGTTTAATGTCCCATGATCAATTAAAATAATGTTAAAAAATCAAAGGTGATTATATGATGTTACAAGTCACGTCTCATCACAAAAAAGAATAATTGTACTCTTTCCGTTTCGGTTTCTTGTTTACCATTTTCATTTTAtgtgtctcattcatttgtttatctttctaCCATTCTATATTAGCGGGTGttttttatgaatattttgaTCATTCACATCTATAATGATACATTTGTCATTCAAAAACACTAGTCTTAACCGGGACGGAGAGAGTATGAATTAACAGTTAGTCTTGCTTAAGACGGTACTATCCATCTCTAGTTTAAAACGAGTTAATATCACCATACATAAATATATAAGACAAACGTTTTACGTTTTCCAATGTATTTTAcctttgttttacgttttacgtTTTCCAATGTATTTTACCATTGTTTTCCAATGtatttgacccattttaagtttaagacgatATTACGTCTTAAACAAAAGggttatgataaatacaacccaatgagttatatttaagaaactaaaaaaggaaataaatacttaatttatgcattaattatattgattcatgtgtaatttattctctaatttctaaattaataccaaatttggAAGGGTATTAAATGAcgcaaaatctcattgaagacggcgatattcgtcacaagcttgtgacgaataacgtttcctctcacaaaatactcatgagaggtgagtggggaagcaaatggggtgtcccaccttgtcccctctcctttTTTGTGaaaggtcttcagcttgtgatggGATTAACCCATCACAAGCAAGACATTTTAATTAAATGATTAAATACAACCCATTAAATTGTATATATCATTTCCCTAAACAAAAATGTCTGATGAATTAATGGGGTGTTGGTTATAGTGGTCGCATATTGTGAACACCATTATTGTACGTCCCGATATATAGATAGAGGTCATAATGGTGACTTGATGAGGTCCAATGAGGGGAGGTTGGGAAATTACTAGCCAAGTTTTTCTACTTGTTTCTCTCGAGTTAGATATGCAATTATAGCATTCATTCGTAAAACCATGCATTTAAACATACACTCTATGGCCCAAGCAGCATTTAAAGTTAGAGGTGAAATATCGATTGAAAATTCACGGAATGGGACAGTAAAAATAATCGAGTAATTTATTAGACATAAAAATTTAACGAAAATTTCTCAAGGTATATTTGTGGTTTGTTACTTTGTCAATGATACCTTCATTTTTAAAAATGTGTTAATGGTATTCTTGAGgtttgttttggtaaatttctaccaatttagggttaaagtggtcttagTGTTAGGTCTATGTTACGATTTGAATGATTATTTTATGTTTTCCTATATGAACGACTTAAACGAAGAATACAAGCAATTttagtgacgcggaaaacccgatgtgggaaacaaccgcggggggagacggaatcccaccaatattttcactataattcgagagGAAATACAGTTCGTATGCTTGCTATGAGTGCTAGGGTGTAGATCTTGTATTTTCTGATGATCTTTCGTCTTTGCATTGAGGCTCTTTATATAGGGGAGCTCGTTGGACTAGGGTTTCTTGCTTTCCCTCCAAGTTATCCCTAATTTGACATTGGGTAGGACTTTCCTTCTTCGGATCTCGCAAGATGTTGGACTCTCATAAGCTTCTCCCGCGTGGACCAAAGCCCATATCCTACGCTGCTTGCTGACGCTGGCACCCTGACTCCCTGATACCCTGCATCCCGTAACGCTCCCGGGCTCTTTGCCCCAAGTCGGccccatatccagattttgggcctaacagtttgcccccaattttctGCGAAAAGTGCAACCCTAATCATTTGAGCGGGAAATTGCAGTGTATCGTTGAGTGACTTCTCGCATACTCCATTTCAATTCACATTTCTGAAAACCCCAACTACCCCTTCCTATTTAATCTCATCCGCCCACCATtttctctttcatcatcatttcgCCTCCTCAAAACCTTCAACTTTCCGTCTCCCCAAATCCCTTCTTCGTCAACGTCCTTTCACTGCCAGCGCCGCCTTCATCCGTCCTTTCAGGTACTTTCGCTTCTCTCTCTTCGTTTAACATGGCTAAGACCCGTTTAACATCATCTTCCTCCACCACCATCGACCTCGAAAACGATGACTTCCCTTCACAGGGAGTCCTCAAAAGACCGCATTCCGGCGACTCCCACCTAACCCAAGAGGATATACCTAGGATCAAAGCTCTGCTGGGGTTGGGTGACGATGTGGTGATCCTCATCCCCAAACCTGGCCAGAAAGAAGACGCCCTCCGCGCGGGGTGGATATGCTTGTATACCTATCCCTTCGCCCTTGGCCTTAGATTTCCTTTTCCCCTGATGATTCAAGAGTTCATTCGTTTGAACTCCCTACCCATGGCCCAAATCGCCCCT from Silene latifolia isolate original U9 population chromosome 2, ASM4854445v1, whole genome shotgun sequence encodes the following:
- the LOC141643152 gene encoding 3-ketoacyl-CoA synthase 5-like encodes the protein MEVSSIILDSFNIFSNNSHIISTSFIFLILLLIFIFILYSNTKQRVVYLLDYACSLPSIEFRAPFAAIIEHTMIMYKHNPKAARFQLRILERAGVGEETSLPLVIHYIPPQPTIDMARDEAHILIFDAIDHLFKKTGIKPKDIGILITNCSLFCPSPSLSSIIVNKYKMRSSIKSFSLSGMGCSASPISVDLGRKLLQVCPNSYALVVSTEIITPNCYLGSERSMLIPAALFRMGCSAVLLTNKSSERHRAKYKLLHIVRTHLGSNNMAYNSVTQEEDTEGYLGISLSKDLLVIAGEALKSNITSLGPLVLPVSEKIRFVVHFLARKYLGPYVPNFGKVFDHFCIHAGGRAVIDELQKGLKLSAHQVEASRMVLHRFGNTSSSSIWYELSYIEAKERMKKGDHVWQIAFGSGFKCNSVVWKCNRNIEANVDGYGPWKDCVHRYPVSIPDKVEL